The sequence TCACGCGGGAGCATTCCACTTGCCCAGCAACGTCTCGTGGAAGCGCGCAATGATCGTTGCCACCCTCTGCAGAATTTTCCTGTCGGGACCCTCTGCCATGTCGGCAATTTTCTCTTTCAGATCGACAGCACTAAAATTCGTGCCTCCACACAGATCACACACTCGTTGGAGGCCTTCGTTGCCCACTTGTGCGGTGAGCTGTGCGATGAGTTCTTCCGATGAAGAGGGGGCTTGCAGCATTGCAGGGGAGAAAGGGCAGCATCATACGCATGGGCGCGCAGACTGCAACCGCCTACAGCCCGATTTCATGGGCAACGCCTTTCATGGCCTCGAGTGTCAGTCCGATAAAATCGGACAGAGAGATGCCAAGTAATTCCTCGCATTTCCTGATCTGCTCGCGGTTCACCTGCGCCGCGAAGCTCTTCTCTTTAAATTTCTTGAGAACGCTCTTCACCTCCACATCTGCCAGCTTCTTCGACGGTCGCACGAGCGCGACGGCGATGATGAAGCCCGTGAGCTCATCGGCGCAGTACAGGCACTTGCGCAGCATCGAATCGAGCGGATGCTCGGCTCCGTACTTCTCGGCGTAGTGCGCGCGGATGTCGGCCAGCAGTTCAGCCGGAGCCTTGATGGGCGCGAGTAATTCCTCAAGTGTCTTGCCGCAGTGTTCCTCTGCATCCTTTGCCAATGTGTCCCAATCCAGGTCATGCAGCATGCCGGCCACCTTCCACGTCTCGCTGTCACCGTCATAGTTCTTTGCCAGCGTCTCCATCACTGCACCCGTGGCAATGAGGTGTGCCTTCGTCTTGTCGGCGTGCGCGGCGAGGAGCCCGTGCGCTTCGGGCAGAAGGTGCCCGTAGGTGGAATGTTGAAGAAGTGTTGTCATGGGAGGGCTCATGAACGTCTTAGGAGAGGAAACAAAAGAAATAAAGGAAAGAAAGGATGGCTCAAGAATAGAGCCCAATGCGCTTCAACACTTCCTCCTTCGGCAAGGTCGAGAGCAGCCAGCCCATCTGCGGGCCGTCATCTCTCTTGAAGAAGAGCTGGTAGAGCGGGGCGAAAATTTCCTTCGGCGGCATGTTCAATTCCGTCTTTACCGCATGCAGCACCTTGTGCACTTCCTCGCCTGTCCAGGGGGTCTCTTTCAATTGCCGATGGATCATCGTAAAAGCCTGCTTCTGTGCTGCGGAAAGGGCAGGGAGCTCCTCGGGGGCAAAGTCTGCGTCCTGAACGAAGGTGAATCGAAACTGGGCGGGCGCGAGGGCTTTCAGCCAGCGTTTCGCGTAATCCGCGCGTTCCTGAAGGTTCGACTTTTCGGCTTCTGTCAGGGCTGAACCCTTTGCCTTTTCCGCTTCTTCCGGCAGGGCTAAGTGCGGCATTTGCACGATGAAGGCCACGAGCGTGAAGCGCATGTGCCAGAGATCTGCAGGTTTCTTCGGGAAATCCGTTTGTGTGAGGGTGAACGTGCGGGCGAAGTCAGGTTCCGGTTTTTCCTGCCTGCCGAAAGCGTAATCCGCCAGACGGTCATGCTCATCGAAGAGCTGCGGAATCGTCACGCCCTCCGGGTCGAAATCGATCGGCTGGTTGGGCTGTTTGCGAATCATCAGGAGCTTCAGGATTTTTGGAGGAAGCAGATCTGACACTTCCTTGGCCGAAGCGCCGAGCCCCTTGCTTGCGCTCATCTTCTTGCCGGCGATGTTGAAGAATTCGTAGGGGATATTGAGCGGCTCGGGGTAGTGGAAAATTTCCTCGCAGATGCGCCGGCCGATATCGCGCGAACCTCCGGCGGCGGAATGATCCTTACCCGCTCCTTCGATTTTCACGTTCATCACCTTCCACTTGGCCGGCCATTCCACCTTCCACGGAAGCTTGGCATGACCGTCAAACGGGCTCACGGTTCCGCTGTGGCCGCATCCTTTGGCCCATTTCACCAGATCCGGCTTGCAGGCGTAGGTGACGAGTTTCCCGTCCCAGCCGGTTACCTGCGTCGTTCCGACCTTGCCGCACTGCTCGCAGATCACCTGGAGCGGATACCAGTCTTCCGGCTTCAGACTCCCGCTCACTGCGCGGTAGATCGTCCGAATCTCAGTTGCGTGATCCAATGCATCGCGGATGACCTCATTGAACTTCCCTTCCTTATAGAGAGGAGCGAGCGGGTAGTACGTAATCGGAATTTGGAGCCCCTTCACTACTTCCTGCAGTTCGTTGCCGAAGACCAGCGGGTAATTCGGCGCTTTCTTCGGATCAGGCGAAGGGACCGTGAAGAGCGGCTGGCCCATGTACTGGCGGAATTCCTCGCGATTCGTCAGTGTCGCCGGCAGTTCATCCATCGGGTCGAAGTCGTTGAGCTCGAAGAGGAAGTCGCACGCAACCCCTTTTTCCTTCAGAACCTGTGCGAGCACGCCATGGATGACGATGCCCCGCAGCGAGCCCACGTGCACGCGGCCCGAAAGCGTCTTCTCATCTCTGAGGATCAGCGGCTTGCCTGCTTTGATTTCCGCCGCGAAGCGCTGTTCGATCTCCCCGACGATGGAATCGACCCACTGCATGGCTCAAGGATAGCGCGAATGGGTGCGGGATTGAATGCAATACAGGAGCGTATTGGACTCTTGAAACAATGAACGGCGATCGCTCTCTACCTACAGGCACTCTCACACCAATAATCTTCTTGGGCAGAGGCATGGCACAAGAGGACATATGTGGTTATAGACACCGGAGAAACTGTAGTGCTGAATTTTCCGCGCTTGATGACACACTCTTGTTGTGCCTCATAAATGCACTCTCGCATCTGTGATATGGCATCCTTACCAGCATCCATACAGCTTATGGCTGTCGATGATCCAGTGCAGGATCCCTGATAATTTTTTAGGCCAGAGCATTGCCCTGAAGTGTCACTCCATATGCCGTCGCCATCACCACAGAGGCAGCATGAAGTCTGGGCAACTTTACCATTGGAGTCCTGGCATTTGACGGGAGTACTTTTGCCAGAACAAAACTTTCCTGATCGACAATTGTCGTACGTTTTTGTTTTGGCAGTTAGATTGTATGTGATGCGAGTCTGGCACTCTGGCCAATTGGATATTGTCTGATTGGCACTGACAGTGACCTCTCCTCCAGAGCGGTGTATCCAACGCTGCAGCTCTGCGATCCTCTTGTCTGCCTCAGCTTCATCTGCGAATACGTTGCAGCCGACGTCTTCAAATGAGGCGCATTCGAATGCACAGGTGCGGATACAGACATCAACTTTTTTAATAAAATTCAAACATCCTTGTCCGTGTCCCATGCGGATTTGGGTGAGGCCGGTACAGGAATTGATTTTTGGTATTACTGACAATAAATCTTCTTCCGGTACTGTGAATGTGTTTTCCGTAGAACATTGGGTCTGTCCTGCTTGCCAGCTATTACAGAACCTTTTAAACATTGGATAACATACTTTTTGATCGGTGAGCCATTCACAATTTGGATCTGTATTACATGCTTTCCAATTATCAGCATAGGCGCCACACTCCGTGCTCTGTGCATAGAGGCAGAGACAACAATCTCGGCTCGATGAAGATGAAGATGGGGAAGAAGTGGACGGGGGAAGTGGTAGCGACTCCTCGCTTGTAGACGAAGATTCCTCAGAGCTCGATTGCGTTGCTGAACTCGACTCAGAAGACGATGACGACTCCCACCATGGAATAGATGAGGATGTATCACTCGATGAGCTCGTGGATTCCCAGTCCCACGGCGAGGTTGCGCTCGATTCCGAAGACGATGTCGTATCTTCCGATGAAGAAGACGGTTCTTGCCACTGGATAGGCAGCGTGTCACTCGATGACGATGATTCGACCGGCATCCACCATGGAATGGATGAGGATGTATCACTCGATGAGCTCGTGGATTCCCAGTCCCACGGCGAGGTTGCGCTCGCAGAAGAGAGATACGGTTCCGAGAATGCCGATGACGTTGACGAGGATGACGGATAGACGAAGTAAGGCAGTGCGAGTGCCGATACCGCAGGCAGATTTCCCGTTTGCAGTAATCCAATGAGGCTAACCGCAAACCCAAGGAGAACGAACCGTGTGAACCGCACCATAATTTGTGTGTGGGAGATTAATGATATTATACATCTATTCCACAGTTTTATCAAATCAGTGTTGAGATCAAGAAAACTATTGAGATCACGTAATCCCGCATTATCCGAGAGCAACATCCAGCGTCATCATCACGGCAAAACCGGCCAGCGCCGCCAGTGTGGCAAGATCGGTGTTGTGCCCCGCCTGCGATTCGGGAATCACTTCTTCCACGACCACAAAGATCATGGCTCCTGCCGCAAACGCGAGGGCGAAGGGGAGGAGGGGACGCATGAGCAATA is a genomic window of Candidatus Peribacter riflensis containing:
- a CDS encoding Metal dependent phosphohydrolase encodes the protein MSPPMTTLLQHSTYGHLLPEAHGLLAAHADKTKAHLIATGAVMETLAKNYDGDSETWKVAGMLHDLDWDTLAKDAEEHCGKTLEELLAPIKAPAELLADIRAHYAEKYGAEHPLDSMLRKCLYCADELTGFIIAVALVRPSKKLADVEVKSVLKKFKEKSFAAQVNREQIRKCEELLGISLSDFIGLTLEAMKGVAHEIGL
- a CDS encoding lysyl-tRNA synthetase; this translates as MQWVDSIVGEIEQRFAAEIKAGKPLILRDEKTLSGRVHVGSLRGIVIHGVLAQVLKEKGVACDFLFELNDFDPMDELPATLTNREEFRQYMGQPLFTVPSPDPKKAPNYPLVFGNELQEVVKGLQIPITYYPLAPLYKEGKFNEVIRDALDHATEIRTIYRAVSGSLKPEDWYPLQVICEQCGKVGTTQVTGWDGKLVTYACKPDLVKWAKGCGHSGTVSPFDGHAKLPWKVEWPAKWKVMNVKIEGAGKDHSAAGGSRDIGRRICEEIFHYPEPLNIPYEFFNIAGKKMSASKGLGASAKEVSDLLPPKILKLLMIRKQPNQPIDFDPEGVTIPQLFDEHDRLADYAFGRQEKPEPDFARTFTLTQTDFPKKPADLWHMRFTLVAFIVQMPHLALPEEAEKAKGSALTEAEKSNLQERADYAKRWLKALAPAQFRFTFVQDADFAPEELPALSAAQKQAFTMIHRQLKETPWTGEEVHKVLHAVKTELNMPPKEIFAPLYQLFFKRDDGPQMGWLLSTLPKEEVLKRIGLYS